Within Micromonospora parathelypteridis, the genomic segment CCGGCCCTTGAGCGCGGCGGTCTCGGCCGGTTCGACCCGCTGGGCGCTCACCCCGGGAAAAAGATCACCCTGGGTACGCAGCAGCACGCCCGTCTCGGCCAGCGTCGGCAGCACCTGGGAGATGTAACGCAGGAAGGTCGCGTTCGGGCCGACCAGCAGCACGCCCCGGCTGGAGAGTTCGCGGCGGTGCGTGTAGAGCAGATACGCCGCACGGTGCAGCGCGACCGCGGTCTTGCCCGTGCCGGGGCCGCCCTGGACCACCATGACGCCGGGCAGTTCGGCGCGAATGATCTCGTCCTGTTCGGCCTGGATGGTCTCGACGATGTCGCGCATCCGCCCGGTACGGCCGGCGTTAAGCGCGGCGAGCAGCGACGCCTCGCCGGTCAGCTCCTCGTGGGCGCCGGGGGAGGCGGCGCCGATGTCGAGCACCTCGTCGTTGAGCCCGGTCACCTTGCGCTGCCGGGTGCGCAGGTGCCGTCGACGGCGTACGCCCTGCGGGTTGGCGGCGGTGGCGAGATAGAACGGGCGGGCGGCGGGGGCCCGCCAGTCCATCAGCAGCGGGTCGTAGTCACCGCTGGTGTCGAAGATGCCGAGCCGGCCGATGTAGTGGCGGGAGTCGTCGTCGCCGTCGAGGCGGCCAAAGCAGAGCCCGTTCTCCACGGCGGAGAACTGCTCGACCTGATCGGCGTACATCGCTACCGAGCTGTCGCGCTGCGAGCGGTCCTGCAGGGTTCCGCCGGTGTTGCGCAACTCGGCGGTGAGTCGTTGGGCGGCCTGCTCACGCAGCCCGTCCAGGCGGTCGTAGAGCATCGAGACGTACTCCTGCTCGCGACCAATCTCGTCGTCGAGCGGCAATTCGCCGGAACCGCCGGAGTGCCTTGACAAGCCGTCTCCCTAAAGATTAGAATCCTATGCAGGAACGGCTTTTAGCCGTTCTTTTTTATGCCCACGAACTGTTGAAGATAGCGCGTTCCCCCGGTTCTCAACAAGCCGGGCGGGCCGGCGCGCCGGTGATCGCGAGGTGGCGTCGGATGATCCTGCGGACCGGGCAACGGGTGGTCTTCATCGGCGACAGCATCACCGATTGTGGTCGGCGCGACGCCGCCGCGCCCTACGGCAGCGGTTATGTCAGCCTCGTCCGCGCCCTGGTCGGCGCGCGGCACCCGGAGCTGGAGCTGGAGTGGGTCAACCGCGGTGTGAGTGGCGACACCGTGCGGGACCTGGCCGCCCGCTGGGACGACGACGCCGTCGCCGAGCGCCCCGACTGGCTGTCCGTGCTGATCGGCATCAACGACATCTGGCGGCGCTACGGCGACCGGCCGGATGAGGCCGTCGACATCGACGAGTACGAGCGCACCCTGCGCGACCTGCTTCGTCGGGCGGTTGCCTCCACCGGCTGCCGACTGATCCTCGGTGATCCGTTCCTCATCGAGGCCGACCGCAGCGTCCCGCAACGCGCCGACACCGACCGGTACGCGGCGGTGGTGGCAGGGTTGGCCGCCGAGTTCGACGCGGTGCACGTGCCCAACCAGGCGGCGTTCGACCGGGTGCTGGCGGTCAGTCCGTCGAAGCGTTGGGCCGACGACCGGGTGCATCCGTACCTGCCCGGCCACGCGGTCATCGCCGACGCCTACCTCAGCGCCCTCGGCGCCCGCTGACTCAGGACTGTCGACGCCGGCGCCTGCCGGGACGCGCGCGACAGGGTCGGACACGACGAAGCGCCGGGCCAACCGCGAGGTCGACCCGGCGCCCACATCGGTGGATCAGCCGCGAGCGACCTGGTAGAGCCGCTCGGGAGTGACCGCGCCGGCGAGCACCCGGCCGTCGTCGGTGAGCAGCACACTGAACAGCTTGCCGGTGAGCAGCCGACCGCTACCCCAGTCGCCCTTGACCGCGGCGAGCCCGCCGAGCAGCTTCGACAGGTCAACGTCGGGTGCGGCGCCGGCCGACGGCACGGCCGGCTTCGCGTCGGCCGGCTTACCGCCGACAGCCCCGTCGAGGCGGGCCACCAGCACGGTTGCCCAGCCGGAGCCCACCGCGCGTACCTGCGGATCACCCGCCGGCTCGGCGTGGCCGGGCTTGCCCGCGGCCGGCCGCTCGGCCTTCTCCTCGTTGACGGTCACGCCGGGCGGCGGGTTGAAGGTGAACTGGTCGGCGTCGGGGCGGCGGTAGTCGACCTGGGTGAAGGCCATCTCGAACGCCGGCTGGTCGCTGCCCTTGGCGAGCACCTCGAAGCGCAGCGGCACATGCTGCTTGGCGTCGATGGCGATCCGCAGTTGGTGCACCAGCGAGTCACGGTCGCGCGGCTGGAGCACCAGCTCGTACGCGTCCTGGCCGGCGACGGTGGCCGAGCGGCCGACGCTCACTTCGGTGCTCGGGTCGATCGCGCCCAACGCCAGGTCGGCGGCCTCCTGCGGGGTGGCCGGCAGGCTCGGCGCCGCCTCGGGGGCCGGCTTCGTGGCGCCGGCGTCACCCAGGGTGCGGTGGGTGGCGGTGTTGGTGCGGCTCTGCCAGGTCCACAGGTCGCGGCCGTTGCGGATCACGTCCTGCTCGCCAAGGGTGTCCAGCAGCGCGACCCGCTGCCGGTCCGGGCCGGAATACCAGACCCGCAGGGTGTGCGTGCCGGTCAGCACGGTGGTCAGCTCGTTGCCGGGGAGCAACCCGACCAGCGGCGGCAGGCCGAGGTCGGCACGCTGCACGACGGTTCCGGACAGCCCTTCCAGCCGGGAGGTCTGCAGATCGACCAGGAGCTGGGCAGCGGTACGCGGCGGCAGGCTCGGCTCGGCCTCCGCGGCGAACGTGCCGATAGCCGCGCCACCACCGATGACGGCGACGGCGGCGGTGGCCGGGACCAGCCAACGAAGGACGGGACGGCTTCTCAGAACGGACATGGTGACACCTCCAGGGCTCATCCTGCCCTCTTGGTCCTGTGAACGTGCTGAGGAAGCCGAACCGCCCGATTGAACGGGGGTGGCACCCTTGAGCGGTGCGGTTGCTGGTGGTGGAGGACGAGGCCCGGTTGGCGGCTGCCCTGCAACGTGGCCTGCAGGCCGAGGGGTTCGCGGTGGATGTGGCGGGGACCGGCCCGGCCGGCCTGGACGCGGCCCGGCACGGCGAGTACGACGCCATGATCCTCGACGTGATGCTGCCCGGCCTGTCCGGCTATGAGCTGGTCCGGCGGCTTCGAGCGGAGCAGCACTGGTTGCCGGTGTTGATGCTCTCCGCCAAGGACGGCGAGTACGACCAGGCCGACGGCCTCGACTGCGGCGCGGACGACTACCTGACCAAGCCCTTCTCGTACGTGGTGCTGCTGGCCCGGCTGCGGGCGCTGCTGCGTCGGGGCGCGCCGGTGCGCCCGGCGGTGCTGGCAGTCGGTGACCTGCGGCTGGACCCGGCCCTGCGACGCGTGACCCGGGCCGACGCCGAGGTGGCGCTGACCGCGCGGGAGTTCGCGCTGCTCGACTACCTGATGCGCCGGCCCGGACAGGTGATCTCCAAGACCGAGTTGCTGGACCACGTCTGGGACGCGAGCGTGGAGACCGCGCCGAACGCTGTCGAGGTGTACGTCGGCTATCTGCGTCGCAAGCTCGGCCGGGACCGGCTCGAGACGGTCCGGGGTGCCGGTTACCGGCTCGCGACGTGATCGCCGACGACCCGGTGCCCGCCCGCCCGGCGTGGCAACGCTGGATGCCGGTGCTGGGGCTGCGAGGGCGGCTCATGGCGATCGGGGTCTTCGGCATGGCCGTCGGGCTGGCCCTGGGTGGGGTGGTGCTGCTCGCCGCGCTCGGCTTCGTGCTCCAGCGGACGGTCGACACCGAGGCGTTCCGGACCGCCGACGCGGTCGCCCTGCTCGCCGCCGAGGACGCGTTGCCCGACCCGCTGCCGGTGGCCGGCGGGCAGGTCCGCGTCCAGGTCGTCGACGCGCAGGGGCGGATCCGGGCCGCCTCGATCGACGCCGACCGGCTGGTGCCGATGGTGCGTCCGGAGCGGCTGGACCGCGACCGTCGGCAGCGGCTGGAGGTGCCGGCGGAGCGGGTCGGGCTCGCCGGCCCGGTCCGGGTGGTCACCGTGCCCGCCGGCACCGCGGCGGACCCGCTCACCGTGCTGGTCGCCCGGTCGATGGCCGACGTGCGGCACAGCACCCACGTGGTCCGGACCATCCTGCTGGTGGCGTTCCCACTGCTGGTGGGCGCGCTGGCCGGGGTGGCGTGGCGGGTGGTGGGCGCGACTCTGCGGCCGGTCGAGGCGTTGCGGCGGGGCGCCGAGGAGATCACCGGGCGGGCCGGCGCCGGTCGGCTGCCGGTGCCCGCATCGGGCGACGAGATCCACCGGTTGGCGGTCACCCTCAACGGCATGTTGGACCGGCTGGAGTCCGGCCGGGTCCGCCAGCGGGCGTTCGTCTCCGACGCCGCACACGAGCTGCGCAGCCCGTTGACCAACATCCGTACCGAGTTGGAGGTGGCTCAGCGCCTCGCCGACCGGACGGACTGGACCGCGGTGACCGCGAACCTGCTCGCCGACACCCACCGGATGACCCGGTTGGTCGACGATCTCCTGCTGCTGGCCCGCCTGGACGAGGCTCCACCGGCCCGGGGGACCGGCCCGGTGGAGCTGGGCGCGCTGCTGGCCGAGGTCGCCGCCCGCTACCCCGCCTCGCCGGTGCGGGTGGCGTTGCCGCCGGGTCCGCTCTGGACGAGCGGCAATGTCGACGAGCTGCGTCGTGTGCTGGCCAACCTGGTCGACAACGCGGTCCGGCACGCGTACGGCAGCGTCGTGCTCGCCGCCGAGGCGGCGTCGGCGGCGCGGCGGACGGTCGGGCCCGGCGCTGGGTCGTACCACCTGGTGACGGTGACCGACGACGGCCCGGGGATCCCGGTGGCGGACCGGGAGCGGGTGTTCGACCGGTTCACCCGGCTGGATGACGGCCGGGCCCGTGACGAGGGCGGCGCCGGCCTGGGGCTGGCCATCGCCCGGGAACTGGTGCGACGTGCCGGCGGCACCATCACCCTGACCGACGCGCAGGAGCAGCACGGGCTACGGGTGTGCCTGCTGCTGCCGGCGACTGCCGCCGAGGAGGGGCCACAGACCGCGCCGTGACGGCGGGTGGTCCACCGCCCCGCCTCTGGTCAGCGGCGGCGGGTGCAGACCTGCTCCGAGCTGGCCACGGTGTCGGTGGACCAGACGACGGCGACGGTGAAGCAGTAGTCGTTGGTGCGGTTGAGCGCGTAGATGATGTAGTTGCTGGTGCCGGCGGGCAGGGTCGCGAAGACGTTGCGCTCCTGGCCGGTGCGGCCACCCGCGATGACCACCGGGCCCTCGCTGCCGGCGGGGTAGGTCCAGTTCAGCGTGATGCTGTCCCGGTTGTCGCGCAGGGTTACCGCGCTGGGCGGACTGCCGGGCGGCGCCGCGGCGGCAGCCGACGTGGGTGCGGCTCCGCCCGGGGCGGGCGCCGTGGTGGCCGGCGGACCGGCGGTGGGGGAGGCGCTCGTTGGCGGCGGGGTCGGCTCGTCGTCGCCGTCGACCCGGGCCACCCCGGCGATCACCGCGGCCGCGCCGAGCAGCACCACGACCACACCGGCCACCACCACCGGCACCAGTCGGTTGCGCTGCGTCGGCGGCGCCCGGTGCACGGGCACCGGCAGCAGCCGGGACGGCGTGTACGGCTCCAGCGGCGCGTACGGGTCGGGCGGCGTGTAGGGATCGGACGTCGCGTACGGGTCCGGCGGCGTGTAGGGAACAGACGTCGCGTGTGCGTCCGGCGTCGGGTACGGGTCGGGCGTCGCGTACGGGTCGGGCGTCGGGTACGGGTCGGGCGTCGCGTACGGGTCCGGCGGCGCGGTGGGTCGGTGGAGCCGGTACACCCCGGGCTGCTCCTCGGTGCCGCCGGCCAGCCCGATCACGGACGGGGGCACCGGGGTGTCGCTGGTGTGGGGCGCGTGCTCCTCGGCCGGCTCGGATGGCCATCTGGTGCCCGTCGACCCGACCGGTTCGTCGGCTGGCGTTCGGGGATTCGGAACCGCCCCGCCGGCCGCTGCCGGTCCGGCCTGTGGTGGCGGAGGCGCCGGCGGGTGGTAGCCGCCGGACTCGCTCGGGCCGTCGCTGCGCGGAGGGATGCGGGCGGCTGGCACCACCGGCGTGTCTTGGGCCGTGGGCGGGTTGTCGGCGCAGACGTGGTCGGGATTGGCGGCCGCGCGGGCCAGGGCCGCGACCTGCGCGGCCAGCGGATCGTCGGCGGGCAGGTGCTGCCGACACAGCTCGCGGGCCAGCGCCAGGTTGTCGTGTGCCTCGGTGAACTGCCCGCAGTCACGCTGCATCGCCCCGAGCCGCGCCAGCATCTTGATGCCGCTGGGGTGCCCGTCGCCATACACCTCGCGGTGCAGCTCCCAGGCATCCTGGAGCCGATCACGGGCCACCGTGCACTGGCCGCGGGCGTACTCGACGGTGGCCAGGTCGGCATGCGCGGCGAGCACCCGCAGCGACTCCGGGCCGTCCTGTGCGGTCAGCTCGATGATGACTTCCTGGTAGAGCCGGGCCGCCCGGGAGTGGCTACCGACCCGGTGCAGCACCGCGGCCAGGGTCGCCGCGGCGGCCACCGTGCGCGGGTCGGAGCGGCCGTGCAGTCGGGTGCTGGCCGCGTACGCGAAGGCGGCCCATCCTCGGGCCGAGTGCGGCTCACCGAGGGCGACCAGCACCCGCGCCTGGAGGCTGGCCGCCTCGGCCAGCTCGGGGGTGGCGTTGGCCGGGCGGGGGTCGGCGTCGGTGAGCGCGTCGGAGAGCAACTGCTGCGCGCCAGCAAGATCGCCGGCTGACACGAGGTGGTGCGCCTGATCAGTCAGTTCACCGAAGCCGGAAGACACGCCCCATCGTGCTCATCCGACGACGGTAAGTACAAGACCCGCGCCGGTGACGATTGGTCAGTATCCGGTCAGGTGCTCGGCCAACGTCTCGCTGATTCGGCGCAGCTGGTCGACCTGGGCCGGGCTCAACGCGTCGAACAGGTGTCGGCGTACCCCCTCGACGTGGCCGGGTGCGGCGGCCGCGAGGGTGGCGAATCCCTCGTCGGTGAGCAGCGCGACCTGCCCGCGCCGGTCGGTCGGGCACTCCTCGCGACGCACCCAGCCGGCCGCTTCGAGCCGGGCCACCGCGTGTGAGAGTCGGCTTCGGGACGACCCGGCGGCCTCGGCGAGGTCGCTCATCCGCAGGCGGCGGCCGGGGGATTCGGAGAGCACGACCAGGAGCTCGTAGTACGCGTGCGGCATGCCCGCGTCGCGTTGCAGCTCGCGGTCGAGCGTGTCCATCAGCGCCCGGGAGGCGGCGAGGTACGCGCGCCAGGTGCGCTGCTCGTCGGGGTCGAGCCAGCGGGTCATGACCGCCATCATACCCGCAATAGTTGAACGCTCAACTAAAGCGCGCTAGCCTCGGGTCATGGGTATCCACCGGCTCAACCACGCGGTCCTCTACGTCAGTGACCTCGCCCGCAGTGTCGCCTTCTACCGTGACGTGCTGGGCTTCCGCCCGGTGGCGATGACCCCGGACGGCTTCCGGGGCGCCACCTTCCTCCAGGCCCCCGACTCCACCAACGACCACGACCTCGGCCTGTTCGAGATCGGCGCCGGCGCCGGGCGGTCGACCGCCGGTCGGGCCACCGTCGGCCTGTACCACCTCGCCTGGGAGGTCGACACCCTCGACGAGTTGGCTGCCACCGCCGAGCGGCTCACCGCCGCCGGAGCGCTTGTCGGCACCTCCGACCACGGCACCACGAAGAGCCTCTACGGGCAGGACCCGGACGGTCTGGAGTTCGAGGTGGTCTGGCTGATCCCAGCCGACCTGCTCGACGACGCCGCGCTCGCCGCCCGCAAGCAGATCGGTCGGCTCGACCTGGACGCCGAGCGGCGGCGCTACGGCGGGCAGACCCGGGGCGGGGTGGGGATCTCCGTCCCGGCCTGAGCGGTCGTACGGTAGAACGGACCGATGCCGACCCACCGGACCACCGATTTCCTCCGTGAGCTGCTGGTCCGCCAGTTGACGACCTGGCTGCCCACGGCCCTGCACCGCTCCCGGCGGGCCACCGTCGCCCTGGCCGGTGCCGACGCGGACGCCGCGGTGGCCGCGCTACGGGTGGTCGCCGCGCACGCCGACCAGTTGCGTGGCCGGCAGGTGACGGTGCTGGTGCTTGCCGACAGCGCCGCCGACCTGCCGGCCCGACTCGGCCCGATCGAGGCGGAGCTGCCCGCCGAGGTCACCGTGCATCTGCTGCCCGGTGACCCCTACCGGCTTCCGGTCGCGGTGAAGGCCGCCGGGGCGGCCGGCGCCCCGCTGTTCTCCTTCGTGGACCTGCCGGGCGCGGTCACGCCGAAGCTGCTCACCGCCGCGACCAACGGCCGCACCGGAGAGCTGTTGCTGCACACCGGCGACAGCGCCCGCGCCGCGCTCGCCTCCGCCGGCTTCCCCCTGGTCGCCGAGGTGGCGCCGGTGCTGCCGGGCGGCGAGGCCGCCGGTGTGATCGCGTTCGGCAGCCGCTCCGACCGGAGTCTGGAGGCGGTCCGCGACGCGCTCTGGGCGGTCGGCGCGGACCTCGGCGTGCACTACCGCGACCCGGCCGACCCGATGGGCGCGACGGTCGACGTGGCCGGCGATCCCGACCTCGAACCCCTGGGCCGCGAGTTGCTGGCCGAGCTGCGAGAGGGCGGGCCACGGCCGGTCACCGAGCTGCGTCGGCACACTCTCACCGCGACCGTCTATCGTGCCGCCGACGCCAACCGGGCGCTCGCCGACCTGCTCGAAGCGGGTGACGTGCGGCGCGACCGCGAGGCCGGCAGGCTGGCCGGCGACGAGATCATCACGCTGGCCCGCTGAGAGCCGAACCCCCACGAACGCCGAGCGGGGTGCCGGTGAATCACCGGCACCCCGCTCGACTCCCGGGATGTTACGACCGGGACTTGTCCTGCTTCCAGGACAGCGGACCCGGCAGATCGACCCGGTGCGCCCGCGCCTTGGAGTTCCAGGACCAACGCCCGATCTTGATGCTCCACGAGGAGAAGCCGTTCTCCGTGAAGTTCAGGATGATCGGACCGTACTTCTTGCGCTTACGAAACATGAGGCCCATCGGAGGACTCCCCTCGTCACCAGTTCCCTGCAGTGTCGAGATCGAACATGCCCGCACCGACGAATTCTGAAACCCCCTCACCGTCCCGCGTGGACGGTGGTCGGGCAGGCCCCACTCAACGGAGGGTCGGGACGGCTCCCACGGTCAGCGCGGCTCCCACGCGTCGGGCAGCGCGGTGAGCTTGCGGACGTGGGCGGGCAGTCGACCGCTGACGATCTCGGCGAGGCTCACCTCGTCGACGACGCGCCGCACTGCCGCGCGCACCGCCACCCAGAGGTCGGGCAGGTTCGCCGCCGCACCCTCGTAGCGGGTCTCCTCGGGGCGCAGCCCGCGTACCCCGGCCAGCGGGCCCTCGACGGCGCGCAGCACCGCGCCGACGGTCACCTCGCGCGGCGGGCGTGCCAGCGTGTATCCACCCTCGGCGCCGCGCTGGGCGCGCACCACGCCGGCCCGGCGCAGGTCCGCCAGGACCGCCTCCAGGAACTTGCGGGGCATGTCCTGCTCCGCGGCGATGGCCTGGGTGGACAACAGTGAGGGGTACGCGGTGGCGAGGCTCAGCGCTGCCCGTACCGCGTAGTCGCCGCGCGCGGAGATCTGCACCCCGTCATCATGCCCGGCCGGTGCCGCGTGCCGGTCCGGCGGGCGACCCGGGCCGCCCGGAGTGACCGCCGTTCGCCGGTTCGCCGAGGGCGCCGGGACGGAACCTGCCGCCGTTGGCACCCGTCGGCTCGGCCGGCGGTCGGGGTCGGACCACCCGGCCGGCCGCCGGTTGAAGCCGTGCGGCCCGGAACGCGCCAGGGCTGACCCCGACCTCGCGGGTGAAGAAGCGGCCGAAGTTCGTGGGTTCGGTGAAGCCGAGCTGCCGGCCGATCTCTGCGATCGGCTGGTCGGTCGCGGCGAGCAGCCGGCCGGCCTGCAGGGCGACCCGCTCGTCGATGATCTGCTTGGCGCTGCGACCGGTCACGGCCAGGCAGGCCCTGGTCAGGGTCCGCACCGAGCAGCGGAGCCCGAGCGCGTAATCCTCCACCCGCCGGGTTCGCGGGTAGCCGTGCTCCACCTCGCGGCAGAACCGGTGGAACGTCTCCTCCTCGGGCCGCGGCTCGGACCGGTCGGCACTGGCCAGGGCCAGCCGCAGCAGCAGGACGGCCAGTTGATGGCGAAGCAGCGCGCGGGCGGTACGGCTGTCGGGGTGCCGCTGGCAGTCCACCGCCAACTGGCTCACCTCGGTGATCACCGCGTCCTCGTCCTCGCCGGCCAGTTGCCGCCAGGTCACGGGCGCGTCCGCGTCGATGTCGAAGCCGCGCAGCGCCTCGGGCTCCCAGGAGACCACGGTGGCATCGAACTGCGGGCCGACGCAGCGCAGCACCTGGCCGGGGCGGACCCGCAGCAGCGTGCCGGGCCGGCACGGCAGCAGGTGGAAGTCGAGCTCCGCGTCACCGTGCCCACGCGTGGTGAGGATCAGCAACTCCT encodes:
- a CDS encoding tetratricopeptide repeat protein, with translation MSSGFGELTDQAHHLVSAGDLAGAQQLLSDALTDADPRPANATPELAEAASLQARVLVALGEPHSARGWAAFAYAASTRLHGRSDPRTVAAAATLAAVLHRVGSHSRAARLYQEVIIELTAQDGPESLRVLAAHADLATVEYARGQCTVARDRLQDAWELHREVYGDGHPSGIKMLARLGAMQRDCGQFTEAHDNLALARELCRQHLPADDPLAAQVAALARAAANPDHVCADNPPTAQDTPVVPAARIPPRSDGPSESGGYHPPAPPPPQAGPAAAGGAVPNPRTPADEPVGSTGTRWPSEPAEEHAPHTSDTPVPPSVIGLAGGTEEQPGVYRLHRPTAPPDPYATPDPYPTPDPYATPDPYPTPDAHATSVPYTPPDPYATSDPYTPPDPYAPLEPYTPSRLLPVPVHRAPPTQRNRLVPVVVAGVVVVLLGAAAVIAGVARVDGDDEPTPPPTSASPTAGPPATTAPAPGGAAPTSAAAAAPPGSPPSAVTLRDNRDSITLNWTYPAGSEGPVVIAGGRTGQERNVFATLPAGTSNYIIYALNRTNDYCFTVAVVWSTDTVASSEQVCTRRR
- a CDS encoding ATP-binding protein; its protein translation is MAIGVFGMAVGLALGGVVLLAALGFVLQRTVDTEAFRTADAVALLAAEDALPDPLPVAGGQVRVQVVDAQGRIRAASIDADRLVPMVRPERLDRDRRQRLEVPAERVGLAGPVRVVTVPAGTAADPLTVLVARSMADVRHSTHVVRTILLVAFPLLVGALAGVAWRVVGATLRPVEALRRGAEEITGRAGAGRLPVPASGDEIHRLAVTLNGMLDRLESGRVRQRAFVSDAAHELRSPLTNIRTELEVAQRLADRTDWTAVTANLLADTHRMTRLVDDLLLLARLDEAPPARGTGPVELGALLAEVAARYPASPVRVALPPGPLWTSGNVDELRRVLANLVDNAVRHAYGSVVLAAEAASAARRTVGPGAGSYHLVTVTDDGPGIPVADRERVFDRFTRLDDGRARDEGGAGLGLAIARELVRRAGGTITLTDAQEQHGLRVCLLLPATAAEEGPQTAP
- a CDS encoding SGNH/GDSL hydrolase family protein, whose protein sequence is MILRTGQRVVFIGDSITDCGRRDAAAPYGSGYVSLVRALVGARHPELELEWVNRGVSGDTVRDLAARWDDDAVAERPDWLSVLIGINDIWRRYGDRPDEAVDIDEYERTLRDLLRRAVASTGCRLILGDPFLIEADRSVPQRADTDRYAAVVAGLAAEFDAVHVPNQAAFDRVLAVSPSKRWADDRVHPYLPGHAVIADAYLSALGAR
- a CDS encoding response regulator transcription factor, whose translation is MRLLVVEDEARLAAALQRGLQAEGFAVDVAGTGPAGLDAARHGEYDAMILDVMLPGLSGYELVRRLRAEQHWLPVLMLSAKDGEYDQADGLDCGADDYLTKPFSYVVLLARLRALLRRGAPVRPAVLAVGDLRLDPALRRVTRADAEVALTAREFALLDYLMRRPGQVISKTELLDHVWDASVETAPNAVEVYVGYLRRKLGRDRLETVRGAGYRLAT
- a CDS encoding MarR family winged helix-turn-helix transcriptional regulator — its product is MAVMTRWLDPDEQRTWRAYLAASRALMDTLDRELQRDAGMPHAYYELLVVLSESPGRRLRMSDLAEAAGSSRSRLSHAVARLEAAGWVRREECPTDRRGQVALLTDEGFATLAAAAPGHVEGVRRHLFDALSPAQVDQLRRISETLAEHLTGY
- a CDS encoding DUF4236 domain-containing protein, whose product is MGLMFRKRKKYGPIILNFTENGFSSWSIKIGRWSWNSKARAHRVDLPGPLSWKQDKSRS
- a CDS encoding LolA family protein, with the protein product MSVLRSRPVLRWLVPATAAVAVIGGGAAIGTFAAEAEPSLPPRTAAQLLVDLQTSRLEGLSGTVVQRADLGLPPLVGLLPGNELTTVLTGTHTLRVWYSGPDRQRVALLDTLGEQDVIRNGRDLWTWQSRTNTATHRTLGDAGATKPAPEAAPSLPATPQEAADLALGAIDPSTEVSVGRSATVAGQDAYELVLQPRDRDSLVHQLRIAIDAKQHVPLRFEVLAKGSDQPAFEMAFTQVDYRRPDADQFTFNPPPGVTVNEEKAERPAAGKPGHAEPAGDPQVRAVGSGWATVLVARLDGAVGGKPADAKPAVPSAGAAPDVDLSKLLGGLAAVKGDWGSGRLLTGKLFSVLLTDDGRVLAGAVTPERLYQVARG
- a CDS encoding helix-turn-helix domain-containing protein; translation: MVSTGSSPAPPFGTASPVTDEIATFALADLSRDPGWRQPVIVEQELLILTTRGHGDAELDFHLLPCRPGTLLRVRPGQVLRCVGPQFDATVVSWEPEALRGFDIDADAPVTWRQLAGEDEDAVITEVSQLAVDCQRHPDSRTARALLRHQLAVLLLRLALASADRSEPRPEEETFHRFCREVEHGYPRTRRVEDYALGLRCSVRTLTRACLAVTGRSAKQIIDERVALQAGRLLAATDQPIAEIGRQLGFTEPTNFGRFFTREVGVSPGAFRAARLQPAAGRVVRPRPPAEPTGANGGRFRPGALGEPANGGHSGRPGSPAGPARGTGRA
- a CDS encoding VOC family protein → MGIHRLNHAVLYVSDLARSVAFYRDVLGFRPVAMTPDGFRGATFLQAPDSTNDHDLGLFEIGAGAGRSTAGRATVGLYHLAWEVDTLDELAATAERLTAAGALVGTSDHGTTKSLYGQDPDGLEFEVVWLIPADLLDDAALAARKQIGRLDLDAERRRYGGQTRGGVGISVPA
- a CDS encoding RrF2 family transcriptional regulator, with the translated sequence MQISARGDYAVRAALSLATAYPSLLSTQAIAAEQDMPRKFLEAVLADLRRAGVVRAQRGAEGGYTLARPPREVTVGAVLRAVEGPLAGVRGLRPEETRYEGAAANLPDLWVAVRAAVRRVVDEVSLAEIVSGRLPAHVRKLTALPDAWEPR